DNA sequence from the Streptomyces canus genome:
GGGCTGCTGGAACTGCTGCGGCGCTGTGCCGCCGAGTTCTTCGACGCCGAATGGACGCGGGTACAGCACCGGCTGGAGAGCGAATGCACCCGTCTGAGGGCCCGGGTCCAGGCCCTGCCGCTCCCCGAGGCACTGGCCTCGCTCAGCCCGAACGCCGTCGTCCGGCACAATCCGCCGGCGGTCGTCTACGACAAGCTGCAGTCACTCACGGCCGACCTGCGCGGCCGTCGCTGCCTGCTCGTACCGTCCGCGCACTCCCGACCGCATCTGATCGTCAAGAACGACCCGCCCTACCCGCTCGTCGTGCACTTCCCCGTCGAGAACACCACTCAGGTGGAACGGGCCACGCTGGCGCAGGTACGGCTCAGACTGGCGGTCCTGTCCGACCCCGCGCGGCTGTCCCTGTGCCGGCACCTGGTGAACGAGCCCATCACCACATCGGACCTGGCCGTACGGACCGGGATGACCCTGCCCCAGGTCTCCCGCCACCTCGGACGCCTGCGCGAGGTGGGCCTGCTGACCTCCCGGCGGGACGGCCGACAGATCCACCACCGGTTGGATACGGACCGCCTCATGCATCTGGGCGTGGACGTGCTGACCTCGATCGTCCGCTGAGGCCGGTACCTACGAAGCGCCGTACGGTTTCGTCTTCGCACACAGCCGATTGAGGCACGCGGGGCGGAGAGCTGCACCCCGTTCCTGGAGTCGACTCCACTCCCCTCGGGACAGTCCGGAGCCTCCATCGGGCCCGGAGCACTTCATGAGCCGGTGGGTGGGCAGATTGAAAAGCTCTCCAGGCTGAAGCCCGGATGTTCCCGCTTACCTTGCGGCAGTGTGCTTGACGCGCTTCGCGCGCCCGACGACTGCCCTCCCGGCAGCCGGGATGGACACAAGGTCCAGCTCTCGAAGCTGGTCAGTTCCGTCAAGGGCGTCAGCTCCCGGCGGCTCCGCCAGGAATACGCCAGCCCCAGAAACGGCTCAACTGCCTCAGCTCTGGCAAGTTCGAGGAGAAGCCCTTCGCCGGGCGGGCAACGACCGAACGAACGGCAACCCGCCCCCCCCTGACCAGCATCTCCCGCACGCCGAGGGAACCTCACAGGGGATTCGGCACAGCAGAGTGCGCGGCCGACCGGCTGACGTCGACAGCCTCCTCAGTTCGCCCCTTCCGCGGACGTGACCGCGCCACGGAAGCCGCGCCTCCATTCCGGCCAGGAAATGTCACGAAAGGACACTTCGCTACAAGGCGCCCGCACTCACTGAAGTGGATGCTGAAATGTGCCATGGAACCAGGCAGGCGCCGGACGCACCCCAGCATGATCCCTGTGGCTGAGGAGCCGTTTCGCGCGTTGCTGGAGGCGGCCCCCGACGCAATGGTCATCGTGGACGACACCGGCATCATCCGCCTGGTCAATGCCCAGACCGAAGCCCTGTTCGGGCATCCCCGCAACGAACTGCTCGGCCGTCCCATCGAGATGCTGGTCCCGCAGCGCTTCCGCGCTCAGCACCCCGGTCACCGTCTGGACTACTCCGCCAACCAGCAGGTCCGCCCCATGGGCGCCAACCTGGACCTGTACGGGCTGCGCCGGGACGGAGTCGAGTTCCCGGTCGAGATCAGTATCAGCCCGCTGCAGACCCCCGACGGACTGCTGATCTCCGCCGCCGTACGTGACGTCAGCGAACGCAAGGCCGCCGAGGCCCGCTTCCGCGCCCTGCTGGAAGCCGCCCCGGACGCCATCGTCATCGTGGACGACACCGGCACCATCCAGCTGGTCAACGCACAGACCGAAGCCCTCTTCGGCTACCGGCGCGAAGAACTCCTGGGACAGCCCGTGGAAATCCTGGTCCCCCAACGTTTCCACCATCACCACCCCGCCCACCGCCACGGCTACGTCGACAACCGTCGTGTGCGTCCCATGGGCGCCGGGTTGGAGCTGTACGGGCTGCGCCGGAACGGGGCCGAGTTCCCGGTCGAGATCAGCCTCAGCCCGCTGGAGACCCCGGAGGGCACGCTGGTCTCCGCCGCCATCCGCGACGTCAGCGAACGCAAGAAGGCCGAGACCCAGCTCGCCGAACTCTACGAACAGCAGCGCCATGTAGCCCTGACCCTGCAGCGCAGCCTGATGGGCTCACCTGCCCCGCTGCCCGGCATGGACACCTCCAGCCGCTACTTCCCCGCACGCCAGGGACCCGGCGTGGGTGGGGACTGGTTCGACCTGATTGCCCTGGGCGGCGGCCGCATGGGCGTTCTGATCGGCGATGTCATGGGCCGCGGCCTGGAGGCCGCCGCCGTCATGGGCCAGCTGCGCTCGGCCTCTCATGCCCTGGCCAAGACGGGCATGCCGCCCTGGCAGCTGATGCGGGCCCTGGACGCGGTCGTCAGCGAATTGCCCGACCAGCTCGTCACCTGCTGCTACCTGGTCCTGGACCCCGACGAGAGCGCCCTGACGGTGTGCTCGGCCGGTCATCTGCCGGTGCTGGTGGTCGATACCACCGGACAGGTCCGCAGGCTCCCGGTTGATGTCAGCGTGCCGCTGGGCGTCGGCGATGTGCCCCACCAGGAGACCCGGCTCACGGTGCCGCCGGCCTCGGTGCTGGCCCTCTACACCGACGGTCTGGTGGAAACCCCCACCAGTGACATCGAGTTGCAGATCGACGCCCTTGCCATCGCCCTGGAAAAGGCCGTCGCCGACACCGACTGCCTCGAGCGGGCCGCCAACTCCGTTCTCACCGCCTTGCTGCCCGACCCCCAGGACTACAGCGACGACGTGACGCTGCTCCTGGCCCGCATCCCGCCCGCCCCCGTGACCGCCGTGTCCGCGCTCCTTCCCGCACAGCCCATCAGCGTGCGGGAAGGGCGCCAATTCCTGCGTCACACGCTGCGGGACTGGCACTGCGAGGCTCTCACCGACACGGCTTGCCTGCTGGCCTCCGAGCTGCTGTCCAACTCGGTGCGCCACGCCTGCGACCCTCTGCGGCTGCGCCTGCGCCGGACCCGGGACGAGCTCCACATCGAAGTCTGCGACGGCAGCCCGGTCCTGCCCCGTGCCAGGACCGCAGGCCCCGACGAGGAGTCGGGCCGCGGACTGGCCCTGCTCGACCAACTGGCCTCCACCTGGGGCACCCTGCTCGCCGAGGAAGGCAAAACCGTGTGGTTCTCTCTCCCCCTGCCCGGCTCTCATGACCGCCAGGGCGAGAACACGTCAGGAGACGCGAGCGACCATCCGGAGTAATCGCTCCTGACCCAGGCAGTTCCCCCTGTCCCCGCGGAGCTGATCTGTCGCACGCCGAATCCGGCGAAGTGAGCGGACGTCGCCAACAGCCCTTCTGGCGACTCGACAGCCTTGGGATCGGTCACGTTCTCACTGGTCGACACCTTCCTGCGCTACCACCACGAGCAGGGCCTCTCCAAGCGTCTGCTGACCAGCCGCGACATCTTCGTCCCCGAGTTCCTCGACACCTAGAGGTTGTCCCGTATGGGGCGTGAGCTATCCGGTGAGGGCCAGGTTGTGGAGCCGGGCGATGCCGAGCATGGCCTGGTGAACGCCGTTGCCCTTGAGGCGGCAGTCCCGAAGGATCTTCCAGTTCTTCAGCCGGGATAGGGCGTGTTCGACTCGTGCCCGTGCCCGGCGGTGGACGGCGTTCTCTGCTTCCTGTTGCGGGCTGAGGTGTCTTTGGCCTCGTCGCCTGCGGTGCGGGATGAGAAGGCCAGTGCCCTGGTAGCCACCGTCGGCGATGGTCGGGGCACCGCGGCAGACCCGGTCCACACCGGATTCGGTGAACGCCCGGCAGTCGTTGCGACTGCCGGGCAGCGGCAAGCCGATCGCCACCACCAGGCGGCTGTTGGCGTCGATGACGACCTGCAGATTCGTCGAGTACCGATAGTTCTTGCTGGACGCGGCGACGCTGCGGTCCCGGGTAGGCACCAGGGTGCCGTCGACGATGTAGACAGTGTCCCTGCGCGGACGTCGGGCCGGCGCGATGGCCAACAGCGGTGCCAGGTGATCGAGGATACGGTCGGCCGCGGACTTCGAGACCCCGAACAACGGTGCCACCTGCCGCAACGTCAGGTTCGTGCGCCAGTACGTCGCCACCAGCAACACCCGGTCCTCCAGCGGCAACCGCCAGGGACGGCCCCGCTGAACGTCACCCCCGCGACGCCGCACCAACGCCACCAGCCTGGCGAACTGCACCTCGCTCAACCCGGAGAACGGCTCGATCCACTTCGGATCATCAGCTGAAATCACCCCACCCATGCCCAGCCAACGCACCAACCACCCCACCGGTTACGGGACAACCTCTAGTCGGGCCGATCAGGGTCAAGAGCACCCGCCAGCCCGCAGGGCAAGGTGAGCCGCCGCTGGCCGACACCGCCCTCCCTCGCGCCCCACGTCACCGCTGAGTTCTCCCCAGACGGCTGCCGCCAGTGCCGTGTGAAGACCGCCTGCGCACGCTGACGTCCGCAAAGCCGCCTTCCTGCCGCGGGTCAGGCCAGCGGTTGTGGCCTGACCCGCGGGGCAGCGGACGGCCGCAGTCACCGACGTGCCCGGGCCGGAAAACTCTCGGCGTCAGCTCCGGCGAGCTGGAGTGACCTGGGCATTCGCAGGGCTTGCAGGGTCAGCCAAGGAGGTTGTCAGCGTCGCTTGCCAAGGGCCGGTCAGGCGCCGTTCTCCCGGACAGGGGTGACAATCTCGTCGACAAGCCAGCGGGCGGCCTTGTCTGGATAGGGGCGGGGCAGCGCGAGTACGACGTGCTGGATGCCGGCGGCGGCGAGTGCGCGGACGTGGGCGCGGGTGGTGGCGGGGTCGGTGTAGTCGACGATGATCTGCGCGGAGCGGGTGATCTCGGCGGGATCGCGGCCGATCGCCGCGCAGTGCGCGTTCAGGACACGGGCGCGCTCGGCGATCCAGTCGGTGCCGTTGTGAGGCGGGCCGGGGACGTTCCAGATGGTGGCGTGCTCGGCGATGATGCGCAGGGTGCGGTCGCCCCATCCGCCGAGCAGCAGCGGCGGGCCGCCAGGCTGGACCGGGCCGGGGCCGTTGCGGGTGCCACGCAGGGTGGTGAAGGGGCCTTCGTGATCGAAGACCTCCTCGGCCCACATGCGGCGCAGAATGGTGATCGTCTCGGTGAGGCGGGCCAGACCCTCGCCGGGACTCGGGAGCGGGAGCCCGTAGGCGGCGTACTCGGCGACGGCCGGGTTGGGGCCGTCGGGCTGTCGGGTTCCGCCGACGCCCAGGCCCATGATCAGGCGCCCTTTGGAAATCACGTCCACAGTGGTGGCGATCTTTCCGAGGTGGGCGGGGGCGCGCAGCATGTTGCTGGTGACGAGCAGGCCGAGACGGAGTCGGGTGGTGCGAGCGGCCAGTGCGGCCAGCAGCGTCCAACCCTCCAGAACGGCGCCGCCGGGCGGCCCGGCCAGCGGCATCAGGTGGTCCCACAGCCAGGCGTCGTCGAGTTCAGGCAGTTCGTCGGCCTCCTCCCAGACGCGGAGGATGTCGTCGTAGGCCAGGTGCATGGGCGTCGTCTTGACGCCGAAGCGGAGCGCGCGGTGCGGTGCGTCAATGGACATAACCATCACCGTACGTGATCATCAGCACTACTGACTATCAGGTGATGGTTAAGATTTTGGGATGGCGGAGAATGACGACGACGGGGCCGCGGTCGAGGACCTGCTCGGTACGCGGCTGGGTTACCTGCTCAAGCACGCGCAGCTGCAGCTGGCCAAGCTCGCCGGGCCCGCACTGGCCCCGTTCGGGCTGGACGCGCGGGAGTTGGCGGTACTCGCGGTGCTGGCGGCAGGCCGCCCGCTGTCGCAACTGGAGGCCGCGCGGCGGCTGGGCGTGGACCGCACGACGATGGTCGCGCTCGTCGACGCACTGGAGGGCAAAGGGTTGGTGGAGCGGCGCCGCAATGAGGAGGACCGCCGCCGTAACGTCGTTGAGTTGACGGAGCGGGGCAGACGGGCGCGAGCCGATGCGGAGGACGCCCGCGAGGCGGCGGAACGCCAGTTCCTCGCCCCGCTCGGCGAGAAGGACGCGGCGCGCCTGGTGAAGGCGCTGCAGGTGCTGATCAGAACTCCGAACGGGTCCTGAAAGGCCCCATTCAACCGGAATGCCTCGGCAGAGGTCTCGCAGCTCTCCGAGGGCCACGGCGAGGTCGCGCAGTCTGGCGAGCAGTGGCGCGTGGGCAGTGTCTTAGAGGAATGTCCGGGAGATTCGTGCGCGGGTGGCGACGCCGGCGACGGTCACCGCTCCGCCGTCTGTCGGCGTACACGTGAACGTGCATGGCTACGGATGAACGTGCAGGGTCCCTGATGTGCTGAGGTTCGGGGTTCGGCACTCTGCTGCCTGTTGGTCGAGGTCGCAGAGACGGGGTGGCCGTGGTCCGTGGAGCCTCGTCAGTCGCGGTCCACGAAGGCGTCACAGTGAGTAATTGTCAAGACCTGTAGATCGACAGTTGCCCTGGAGGGCTTCAGCCCGCGACCGAAAACGAGGTGCGAGCGGCCTCTGGCGCTGACAAGCTGCGCCGGTGAATCGTGAACAGATCTCCGGGATCGCCCATGCTGATCACCCCATAAAGTCTCCGCTCGACGACGATTCGGTGCGCCGGCTTCTGGAACGCGGCGTCCCGCGTGGCGACGAGAGTGTGCTCGACCTTGGTTGCGGCGGCGGGGAATGGCTCCTGCGCGCCCTGGCCACGCGCCCGCAGCTGCACGCCGAGGGCGTCGACATCTCCGAGGACGCCTTGGCGCAGGCCAGCCAGGCAGCGAGCCACCTCGGGGTCCAGGAGCGCCTCGTCCTCCACCACCAGGAGGCCGCGGATTTCGTCTCCTCGCAGTCGTTCGACCTTGTGCTCAGCGTCGGGGCCACGCATGCCTTCGGCGGTCTGCTCCCCACCCTCGCAGCGGCGCGCAAGTACCTGGCTCCCGGCGGCC
Encoded proteins:
- a CDS encoding ArsR/SmtB family transcription factor; this translates as MAVVIALQGAVPADVAVGLSPLAELMACLHSIAEPEHHLGVRPWLERVRTDLSPESQSLIAVYAPLWTRRRCRLLMPLEPPLGQTLEQELDRLEALPLNDFVLGVAPSVHGGVFDTRALLTDQAVRDAYTVSSERRSFSRGELARSLLQAPERMRAGLLELLRRCAAEFFDAEWTRVQHRLESECTRLRARVQALPLPEALASLSPNAVVRHNPPAVVYDKLQSLTADLRGRRCLLVPSAHSRPHLIVKNDPPYPLVVHFPVENTTQVERATLAQVRLRLAVLSDPARLSLCRHLVNEPITTSDLAVRTGMTLPQVSRHLGRLREVGLLTSRRDGRQIHHRLDTDRLMHLGVDVLTSIVR
- a CDS encoding PAS domain S-box protein; its protein translation is MIPVAEEPFRALLEAAPDAMVIVDDTGIIRLVNAQTEALFGHPRNELLGRPIEMLVPQRFRAQHPGHRLDYSANQQVRPMGANLDLYGLRRDGVEFPVEISISPLQTPDGLLISAAVRDVSERKAAEARFRALLEAAPDAIVIVDDTGTIQLVNAQTEALFGYRREELLGQPVEILVPQRFHHHHPAHRHGYVDNRRVRPMGAGLELYGLRRNGAEFPVEISLSPLETPEGTLVSAAIRDVSERKKAETQLAELYEQQRHVALTLQRSLMGSPAPLPGMDTSSRYFPARQGPGVGGDWFDLIALGGGRMGVLIGDVMGRGLEAAAVMGQLRSASHALAKTGMPPWQLMRALDAVVSELPDQLVTCCYLVLDPDESALTVCSAGHLPVLVVDTTGQVRRLPVDVSVPLGVGDVPHQETRLTVPPASVLALYTDGLVETPTSDIELQIDALAIALEKAVADTDCLERAANSVLTALLPDPQDYSDDVTLLLARIPPAPVTAVSALLPAQPISVREGRQFLRHTLRDWHCEALTDTACLLASELLSNSVRHACDPLRLRLRRTRDELHIEVCDGSPVLPRARTAGPDEESGRGLALLDQLASTWGTLLAEEGKTVWFSLPLPGSHDRQGENTSGDASDHPE
- a CDS encoding transposase encodes the protein MGGVISADDPKWIEPFSGLSEVQFARLVALVRRRGGDVQRGRPWRLPLEDRVLLVATYWRTNLTLRQVAPLFGVSKSAADRILDHLAPLLAIAPARRPRRDTVYIVDGTLVPTRDRSVAASSKNYRYSTNLQVVIDANSRLVVAIGLPLPGSRNDCRAFTESGVDRVCRGAPTIADGGYQGTGLLIPHRRRRGQRHLSPQQEAENAVHRRARARVEHALSRLKNWKILRDCRLKGNGVHQAMLGIARLHNLALTG
- a CDS encoding LLM class flavin-dependent oxidoreductase → MSIDAPHRALRFGVKTTPMHLAYDDILRVWEEADELPELDDAWLWDHLMPLAGPPGGAVLEGWTLLAALAARTTRLRLGLLVTSNMLRAPAHLGKIATTVDVISKGRLIMGLGVGGTRQPDGPNPAVAEYAAYGLPLPSPGEGLARLTETITILRRMWAEEVFDHEGPFTTLRGTRNGPGPVQPGGPPLLLGGWGDRTLRIIAEHATIWNVPGPPHNGTDWIAERARVLNAHCAAIGRDPAEITRSAQIIVDYTDPATTRAHVRALAAAGIQHVVLALPRPYPDKAARWLVDEIVTPVRENGA
- a CDS encoding MarR family winged helix-turn-helix transcriptional regulator, giving the protein MAENDDDGAAVEDLLGTRLGYLLKHAQLQLAKLAGPALAPFGLDARELAVLAVLAAGRPLSQLEAARRLGVDRTTMVALVDALEGKGLVERRRNEEDRRRNVVELTERGRRARADAEDAREAAERQFLAPLGEKDAARLVKALQVLIRTPNGS
- a CDS encoding SAM-dependent methyltransferase; protein product: MNREQISGIAHADHPIKSPLDDDSVRRLLERGVPRGDESVLDLGCGGGEWLLRALATRPQLHAEGVDISEDALAQASQAASHLGVQERLVLHHQEAADFVSSQSFDLVLSVGATHAFGGLLPTLAAARKYLAPGGRVLIGEGFWDREPSQEAVEMLGDFTDLATTVDRVVADGWIPVDGHVSTRRELDDYEWACWGSLASWALDHPGDPDSAQVLATANTRRSEWLRVYRETWGFVSLVLRQTSG